GATGCCCATGAGGGTACAGGCCACGATCGGGCGGTGGAACTGGCGCTCATCGAGCACCGACGCCATGCCGGCGACGAGGGCGATGAGGACGACCAGGATGAGTTGGATGATGCTCATTTCACGAGTCCCTTCTCCTTGAGCTTGCTCATCATGTCGGTCCGGGAGCTGGTGGGGACCTGCTGCAGGGTCATCTTCACTCCCAGATCATGGATTGCTTTGTAGGCCTCGACGTGCTCCTCGTTGACGGAGACGGCCTCGGAGATAAGCGTCATCCCGGCCTTGTAGGTGACGCCGCCGACGTTGACCTCGTCGACCTTGACGCCCGCCTGCAGCAGCTTGAGGGCGTCCATCGGGCTTTCGACCACGATCATCGTGCGCATGTCCTTGTACTCCGGGTTGAAGTACACGCGGATCGTCTTATCCACGCTCAGCACGTTGGTGCGCGCCGAGGCCGGGCCGACCTGCAGGAGTAGGGTCTTGCGCAGGTGGTCGTGGGCGGCCTCGTCGCAGGCTGCGATGAGCGTCTGCGGGTGCACGTAGTTGACCCAGGAGCCCGCGACCTGGCCGTGGATGAGGCGTGAATCGATTCGGAGGAACGCCACGTTCATGGTGACCTCGGGGTCGCGAGGGAAGTTCGGATCGATCTCCGTTGCCTCCGGCTTCGCCGCGGGCGCCTCGGCGGCGGGTGCGGGGGCCGCCTTGGGCTTCGGCGCTTGGCCCTGCTTGAACGAACGTACGCTCGCGCTGCCAGCCTTCAGCGCTCGTTTTACTAGCTTGTCGACGCTGACGTTGGGGCGCTTCGATGCTTCGAAAACGTCGATGAGCATGGGGATGTTGACCCCCGAGACCACGTCGGCGTTGTCGCGCTCCGCGACGAATCGGGCGCCGGCGTTGTAAGGGCTTCCGCCAAAAAGATCCACGAGGATGAGCACTTCCTCGGCGTCGCCGACGGCCTTGTCGTAGGCCGCGAGCAGGTCGTCGGGGCCTTGGCCGGGGACGAACGTCACGGTGTGCACATTTTCCACCTCGCCGTGGATCATGATGGCGGAGTCGAGCAGCGCAGGGGCGGATGTGCCGTGCGCCGCGATAACTATCGAGACCATCTGTTCCTCCGAACTTGCGGTGAACTAACTTTCTTGGGTACCGCCTAAGGCATCCAAGCCGCGAAATTCGGAATATGTTTCGCAAACGATTGCTCGCCTCGGGCGTGAACCTGATGTTATGGGCGTGGATGGGCTCCCACAAGGGCGTGTGACTCAGGAGATTCACAGCGAAGTGGCAGGGCCCGCCCAGAATGAAACTGGCAGAAACTGCCGATACGCTGTGGGATTGCGAAAATTGCCAATCTTTCCCAACTGGCCAAATGCCCGCAAACGAGGGTGTTTTGCTATTTTTCAAAACCACATTTGTGGGTTTTTTATTCGGGCGCTCCCACCTTTATTGGGGATAAAATCCGCATGAGAGTTGGACCGATTCCAAAGCAATATATGACCGATCTAACTCGAATTTCTTCCAAAAATGGGAACTTGGCGGGCGCTCCCACCCGGAATTGCGCATAATTTGCGAAGGGCCAGGCGGAAGCGCGATTCGCTCATTGCCGAGAAAAGCGATTGACGGCACGTAAAACCGTGACCTAGACTACATTTTCATATACGAATCACCATTCGTAAACGCACCGCATGTCTACTTCCCGAGGAGGCCTTCATGTCCGACGTCTACATCGCTTCCGCCGCGCGCTTGCCCATCGGGCGCTTCGGCGGCTCCCTAGCCAAGCTTGCCCCGCGAAAACTCGGCGCGCTCGCCGCCACCGAGGCCATCGCCCGGGCCGGAGTGGAGGCCGACGCGATCGGCGCGGCCGTGGTGGCCAACGTCATCTCGGCCACCCCGGAGGACATGTACATCTCCCGCACGGTCGCCCTCGACGCTGGGCTTCCGCACTCCTCCACGGCGCTGACCGTCAACCGCCTGTGCGGCTCCGGCCTCCAGGCGCTGGTCTCTGCTTCGCAGATCCTGCGCGACGGCGACGCCGACCTAGCGCTCGTCGGCGGCGTGGAGAACATGTCGCAGGCGCCGTACTCGCCGCAGCACGCCCGATTCGGCCAGCGCATGGGCGACGGCGTCATGTACGACTGGCTCACCGGTGCGCTGAACTGCCCCATCCACAAGGTGCACATGGGCATCACCGCCGAGACCGTGGCCGAGCGCTACGGCATCTCCCGCGAGCGCCAAGACGAGTTCTCGGTGCTCAGCCAGCAGCGCGCGACCGAGGCCATCGAGCAGGGTCGCTTCGACGAGCAGATCGTTCCGGTGACCATCAAGGCCCGGGGCAAGGAGATCGTCTTCGACCGCGACGAGCACCCGCGCGCCACCACCATGGAGGAGCTGGCGGGCCTGCGGCCGGTCTTCGCCAAGGACGGCACCGTGACCGCGGGCAATGCCTCGGGCATCAACGACAGCGCCGCCGCGATGGTGATCGCCAGCCGGCAGGGCGTCGATAAGCACAACCTGCAACCGCTCGCGCGCGTCGTGAGCTGGGGCGTCGCGGGAGTCGACCCCGCCGTGATGGGCCTGGGGCCGGTCGAGGCGGTGCCGCTCGCGCTGAAGAAGGCCGGGCTCACCCTCGACGACATCGACCTCATCGAGTCCAACGAGGCGTTCGCCGCGCAGGCGCTCGCGGTGCAGGACGCGCTGGGCTTCGACCCGGAGAAGACCAACGTGGACGGCGGCGCCATCGCCCTCGGCCATCCGATTGGCGCC
This is a stretch of genomic DNA from Corynebacterium vitaeruminis DSM 20294. It encodes these proteins:
- a CDS encoding mannose/fructose/sorbose PTS transporter subunit IIA gives rise to the protein MVSIVIAAHGTSAPALLDSAIMIHGEVENVHTVTFVPGQGPDDLLAAYDKAVGDAEEVLILVDLFGGSPYNAGARFVAERDNADVVSGVNIPMLIDVFEASKRPNVSVDKLVKRALKAGSASVRSFKQGQAPKPKAAPAPAAEAPAAKPEATEIDPNFPRDPEVTMNVAFLRIDSRLIHGQVAGSWVNYVHPQTLIAACDEAAHDHLRKTLLLQVGPASARTNVLSVDKTIRVYFNPEYKDMRTMIVVESPMDALKLLQAGVKVDEVNVGGVTYKAGMTLISEAVSVNEEHVEAYKAIHDLGVKMTLQQVPTSSRTDMMSKLKEKGLVK
- the bktB gene encoding beta-ketothiolase BktB: MSDVYIASAARLPIGRFGGSLAKLAPRKLGALAATEAIARAGVEADAIGAAVVANVISATPEDMYISRTVALDAGLPHSSTALTVNRLCGSGLQALVSASQILRDGDADLALVGGVENMSQAPYSPQHARFGQRMGDGVMYDWLTGALNCPIHKVHMGITAETVAERYGISRERQDEFSVLSQQRATEAIEQGRFDEQIVPVTIKARGKEIVFDRDEHPRATTMEELAGLRPVFAKDGTVTAGNASGINDSAAAMVIASRQGVDKHNLQPLARVVSWGVAGVDPAVMGLGPVEAVPLALKKAGLTLDDIDLIESNEAFAAQALAVQDALGFDPEKTNVDGGAIALGHPIGATGVIIATKLVYRLRATGGRYGLATMCIGGGQGIAVIVEVL